GGGTGGACGCCGCCGAACTGCGCGCCCACCTGAGGGCCGCGCTGCCCGCGCACATGGTGCCCACCCACCTGATGGTGCTGGACGCCTTCCCGACGACCCCCAACGGCAAGGTCGACCGCCGTCGCCTGCCCGCCCCGCAGCAGGCCCCCCGCGCGGCCGGCCCGGCCCCGCGCACCCCGCTGGAGGAGGTGGTCGCCTCGATCTGGGCGCAGGTGCTGGACCTGCCGCGGGTCTCCGTCACCGAGGACTTCTTCGAACTCGGCGGCCACTCGCTGCTGGCCGCCCGGCTGGTGGCCCGGCTGCGCGAGGCGGCCGGTGTGGAACTGCCGCTGCGCGCCGTCTTCGAGGCGCCCACGGTCGAGGCGCAGGCCGCCCTGGTCGAGCGGCTCGGCGCGGGCGGCGCCCCGGGCGGGCCGCCGTCCGGCCCGGTGCCGGTCGGCCGCCCGGCTGGCGGGCTGCCGCTGTCCTACGCCCAGCAGCGGCTCTGGTTCCTGAACCAGGTCGCCCCCGGCGACGACGCCTACCACATGGCGGGCCGGTTGGAGCTGGCCGGACCGCTCGACCCGGCCGCGCTCGGCCGGGCCCTGGACGCCCTGGTGGAACGGCACGAGGTGCTGCGCACCGCGATCTCGATGGAGACCGGGGAGCCCCGGCAGTCCGTCCGCCCCGCGACGGGCGGGCTGCTGGCCGCCGTCGACCTGCGGGGGACCGACGGGGCGCGGGTCGAGCAGGTGGCCGCCGAACACGCCGCCCGCCCCTTCGACCTGGCGGCCGGCCCGATCCGGGCCACCCTGCTGCGCCGCGCGGACGACCGCTGGACGCTGCTGCTGGCCGTCCACCACATCGCCTGCGACGGCTGGTCGATGGGGGTGCTGCTGCGCGAGCTGGGCGCCCTCGCGGTCGGCAGTGAGGTGCCCGAACTACCGCTCCAGTACGCGGACTTCGCCGACTGGCAGCAGCGCACCCAGGCCGGTCCGGCGGGCGAGGCCCGGCTGGCCGCGCGGGCCGAGCGGCTGGCCGGCGCGCCGGTCCTGCTGGAGCTGCCCGCCGACGCGCCGCGCACCGCGGGCACCGAGCGGCGCGGCGCCAAGCTGCGGGCCACCGTCCCGGCCGAACTCGGCACCGCAGTCGAGAAGTTGGGCCACAGCACCGGGGCGACCCCGTTCATGGCGCTGCTCACCGCCTTCGCCGTGCTGCTCTCCCGCTGGTCCGGCCAGGACGACCTGCTGATCGGCACCCCGTCCGCCGGGCGGAGCAGGCGCGAACTGGAGGATCTGATCGGCCTGTTCGTCACCACCCAGGTGCTCCGCGCCGACCTGCGCGGCGGGCCGAGCTTCCGCGAGCTGCTGCTGCGGGTCCGCGAGGACGTGCTGGACGCCTTCTCGCACGAGGACGTCCCGTTCGAGCGGCTGGTGGACCGGCTGTGCCCGCAGCGCGACCTGGCCCGCACCCCGCTGTTCCAGGTGATGTTCAACATGCTGAGCATGCCCGAGCCGGAACTGCGGCTGCCGGGCGTGCGCGGCGAGTTGGTGGCCGCCGAGGAGGGCGGCTCCAAGTTCGACCTCACGCTGTACGCCCGGCCCGCCGCCGACGGCAGCGTCGCGCTCGAACTGGCCTACGACCGCGACCTGTTCACCGCCGAGCGGATGCGGGCGCTGCTGGACGGCTTCACCTCGGTGCTGGCCGCCGCCGTCGCCGCCCCCGACCTGCCGGTGGCCGCGCTGCCCGCCGGGCCCCGGAGCGGCCTGCCCGACCCGGACCGGCCGCTGCCGCAGCCGCCCGGCTCCACCGTCCCGCTGGTCGGCCGGTTCCTCGCGCAGGCCGCCCGCACCCCGGACGCGGTCGCGGTGAGCAGCCCCGACGGCGACCTCCGCTACGCCGAACTGGCCTCCTACGTCACCCGGTTGGCGGGGCGGATCGGCGCCGCCGGGCTCGGCCGGGGCGACGTGCTCGCCGTCCACGGCGCCCGCACCGCCGCCCTGCCCGGGACACTGCTCGCGGTGCACGCCGCCGGCGCCGCCTTCGCGCTGCTCGACCCGGCGCACCCGGCCGCCCGGCTCGCCGCCTGCCTGCGGACGGCCGCCCCGGCCGCCTGGATCGCGGTCGACGGCGCGCCCGAACCCGCCCCCGGCCTGTACGACGGCCTGCCCCGGCTGTCGCCCGGCCCGGCCGCCGCCACCGGCCCGCTGCCGCCGCCCGCCCCCGGCGACCTCGGCTACCTCGCCTTCACCTCCGGCAGCACCGGCGCCCCGAAGGCGGTGCGCGGCGCCCACCTGCCGCTGAGCCGCTTCACCGACTGGTACGCGGCCGCCTTCGGGGTCGGCCCGGGCGACCGGGTCGGCCTGACCTCCGGCCTGGGCCACGACCCGCTGCTGCGGGACTGCCTGGTGCCGCTGGCGCTCGGCGCGACGGTCTGCGTGCCGCCCCCCGGGGCGCTCGCCGACCCGGGGCCGTTCGCCGGCTGGCTGGCCGAGCAGCGGGTGACGGTGCTGCACCTGACCCCGCCCACCGCCCGCTTCCTGGCCAGTGCCCCGGACGTCGAACTGCCCGCGCTGCGCCGGGTGTTCTTCAGCGGCGACGTGCTGACCGGCCACGAGGCGGCGCTGCTGCGCCGACTCGCCCCGCACGCCGAGCAGACCGCCTTCTACGGCGCGACCGAGACCCCGCAGGCGGCCGCCTGGCACCCCGTCCCGGCCGACTGCCCGCCGGGGGCGCCGGTGCCGCTGGGCCGGGGCGCGGCCGGCCACGAGCTGCTGGTGCTGGTCGGCGACCGCCCGGCCGGGGTCGGCGAGCTGGGCGAGGTCTGCGTCCGCGGCCACCGGCTGGCCGACGGCTACGCGGGCGACCCGCGGGCCACCGCCGCGGTCTTCCGGCCCGGCGCGCACGGCACGGTGCTGTACCGCACCGGCGACCTGGGCCGCCACCGGCCGGACGGCGCGGTGGAGTTCGCCGGCCGGGCCGACCGGCAGCTGAAGATCCGCGGGCACCGGGTGGAGCCCGCCGAGGTGGAGCGCGCGCTGCGGGCCTGCCCCGGCGTGGTGGACGCGGCGGTGGTCGCGGCCACCGACCGCACCGGCGAACGCGTCCTGGTCGGCTACCCGGTGGGCGGCGGCGACGCCGCCGCGCTGCGGGCCGCGCTGGGCGAGCTGCTGCCCGCCGCGCTGGTGCCCTCGCTGCTGGTCCCGGTGCCGGAACTGCCCCGCACCCCCAACGGCAAGCTGGACACCGCCCGGCTGCCCGCCCCCGACCAGGGCCCGGCCCCGGGCGGCCGGGCGGCGGCGGAGGGCGCGGAGGCGGCGGTCGCCGAGGTCTGGGCCGAGCTGCTCGGCCTGGCGAGCGTCCCCGCCGACGTCAACTTCTTCGAGCTGGGCGGCCACTCGCTGCTCGCGGTGCGGTTGCAGGACCGGCTCCGCACCCGGCTCGGGGCGCGGCTGGAGCTGGTCGACATCTTCCGCCGCCCGACCGTGGCCGGGCTGGCCGCCCTGCTCGACCAGGCCGCCGGCCGCCCCCGCCCCCGGCCCCGCCCGCCCCCGCCCGCCGGGGCGCGGACTCCCGCAAGCAGCTGCGCGAGCAGCGCCGACTGCGCCTGAAGGAGGTGCACGACCGTGACTGACCCGATCGACGACGCCGGGACGGACGACCTGATCGCCGTGGTGGGCCTGGCCTGCCGGGTGCCCGGCGCCCGCGACCCCGAGGAGCTCTGGGCCAACCTGCTGGCCGGCGTGGAGTCGGTGGACTTCCACCCCCGCACCGAGCAGGACCCGCCGCACTACGTCCCGGCGTCGCCGAGCGCCGAGGGCGCCGCCGAGTTCGACGCCGAGTTCTTCGGGATGTCCCCGCGCGAGGCGGAGCTGACCGACCCGCAGCAGCGCCGCTTCCTGGAGTGCTCCTGGGAGGCGCTGGAGTCGGCCGGCCACGACCCGGCCGCGTTCGACGGCCGGATCGGGGTGTGGGGCGGCAGCAGCGTCGGCAGCTACCTGCTGCTCAACCTGATGCCGCACCACACCGGGGCCTCGCTGCTCGGCGACTACCCGGCGATGCTGCTGCACGGCAACGAGAAGGACCACCTGACCACCCGGGTCGCGTACAAGCTGGGCCTGACCGGCCCGGCGGTGACCGTGCAGAGCGCCTGCTCCAGCTCGCTGGTCGCGGTCGCCCAGGCCTGCCAGTCGCTGCTGGACTACGGCTGCGACCTGGCGCTGGCCGGCGGCACCTCGCTGAAACTGCCGCTGGACGCGGGCTACCTGTACGAGCCGGGCTCGATCTTCTCCCCGGACGGCCACTGCCGGGCCTTCGACGCGGACGCCGCCGGGACGCTGTTCGGCACCGGCACCGCCGTGGTGGCGCTGCGCCGGCTGCGCGACGCGCTGGCGGACGGCGACCCGGTCCGGGCGGTGATCCGCGGCGCCGCGGTCAACAACGACGGCTCCGGCAAGGCCGGTTACACCGCCCCGGGGGTGGACGGCCAGGCCGCGGTGATCGCCGAGGCGTACGAGCTGGCCGGGGTCTCCCCGCTGAGCATCGGCTACGTGGAGGCGCACGGCACCGGCACCCCGATCGGCGACCCGATCGAGGTCGCCGCGCTCACCGAGGTGTACGCGGCGGAGGGCGCCGGGCCGGGCTCCTGCCTGCTCGGCTCGGTGAAGACCAACCTCGGCCACCTGAACGCGGCGGCCGGCGCGGTCGGCCTGATCAAGGCGGTGCTGGCGGTGGAGCGCGGCACGGTGCCGCCGAGCCTGCACTTCCGCCGCTTCAACCCGGCGATCGACGCCGACACGGTGCCGTTCCGGGTGCCGGTGGAGGTCGAGCCGTGGCCGAAGGACGGCCCGCGCCGGGCCGCGGTCTCCTCCTTCGGCATCGGCGGCACCAACGCCCACCTGGTGGTCGAGCAGGCCCCGGCCCGCCCCGCCGCCGGCGCCCCCCGGGCGTACCAGGTGCTGCCGCTGTCCGCCCGCACCCCGCAGGCGCTGGAACGCGCCGTGCGGAGGCTGACCGGCACCCTGGCCGACGGCCCGGCCGACCTGCCCGGCCTGGCGCACACCCTGCGCACCGGCCGGCGGGCCTTCGCGCACCGCACCGCGCTGGTCGCCGGGCCGGACGGGGCCGTCCGCGCGCTGCCCGATCCGTCCGACCCGGCGGGCCCGGCCGGCCGGGCCCGGGTGGCGCTGCTGCTGCCCGGCCAGGGCGCCCAGTACTCCGGCATGGCGGCCGAGGTCCACCGCACCGAGCCGGTGTTCCGGGCCCACTTCGACGAGTGCGCCGAGCTGCTGCGCGGCCACCTCGGCCGGGACCTGCGGGAGCTGATCGACACCGAGCCGCCCGCCCCCGGCGTGCCGGACCCGCTGACCGGGACGGCGCTGGCCCAACCCGCGCTGTTCGCGGTGGAGTACGCGCTGGCCCGGTACTGGGAGTCGCTCGGCGTCCGCCCGGCCGCGCTGGTCGGCCACAGCGTCGGCGAGTGGACCGCGGCCTGCCTGGCCGGGGTGTTCGACCTGCCGGACGCGCTGGCGCTGGTCGCCGTCCGGGGCCGGCTGATGCAGGCCCTGCCGCCCGGCGGGATGCTCGCGGTGGAGCTCACCGAGCCGGCCGCCGCCGAGTTCCTCGCCGACCACCCGGAGCTGTCGCTGGCCGCGGTCAACGCGCCGGGGCGCTGCGTGCTGGCCGGCCCGCCGGACGCGGTGGCGGCGGCGGTCCGGGCGCTGGCCCTGGCCGGGGTCCCGGCCCGGCGGCTGCACACCTCGCACGCCTTCCACTCCGCGGTGCTCGACCCGGTGCTGGCACCGTTCGCCGAGCAGGTCGCGGCCCGCCGCCGGAACCGCCCGACCCTGCCCTTCACCTCCTCGCTGACCGGCACCTGGATCACCCCGGAGCAGGCGGTCAGCCCGCGCTACTGGGCCGACCAGGCGCGCGGCTGCGTCCGGTTCGCCGACGCGGTCCGCACCGCGGCCGCCGCCGCCGACGTGCTGCTGGAGACCGGGCCGGGCCGCACCCTGGGCCGGCTGGCCACCGAGTGCGCGCCCGCGGCCGGACCGCGGCCGGCCGTCCTCGCCTCGCTGCGCCACCCCCGGCAGGGCGCGGGCGACGCCGAGTCGCTGGCCCGCGCGGCCGGCGCGCTCTGGGCGCACGGCGCGGACCTGGACTGGCGGGCGTACGACGCGGACCGCGGCCACCGGCGCGGCCCCGCCCCGACCTACCCCTTCGAGCCCGCCCGGCACTGGGTCGACCCGCCCGCCACCGTCCCGGCCCCGGCCGCTGTTCCGGCACCGGCCGTCCCGACACCGGTGGCCGCCCCCGCACCGGAGGCCGCCCCCGCACCGGCCGCCGCCCCCGCCCCGGAGGCCGAGCGGCCGGCCGGGGTGCAGGACCGGGTGATCGCGCTCTGGGGCGAGCTGCTGGGCGTCTCCGGCCTCGGCCCGGACGACGACTTCTTCGAGCACAACGGCGACTCCGTGCTCGCCACCCGGCTGGTCTCCCGGGCCCGGCACCTGTTCGGCGTCGAACTGCCGCTGGACGACCTGCTGGACGAGCCCACCGTCGGCGGCATGACCCGCCTGGTCGAGGACGCGCTCGCCCGCGCCGCCTGACCGCCCCCTTCTTCCACCGACTACCGCCACCTCTCGGAGGAGCAGTGACCACCGAAGTCCTCGGGGACCCGAGCACGATCCCCGGCCTCGCCCGGCTGACCCGGCTCGACCGGCCCGAGCGCGTCCCGCTGTCCTGCGCGCAGGAGCGGCTCTGGTTCCTGGAGCAGCTGGTCCCCGGGACGGCGATCCAGAACGTGCCGCTCGCGGTGCGCCTGACCGGCCGGCTGGACGAGCCCGCGCTGGCCCGCACGATCGGCGAGATCGTCCGCCGGCACGAGGTGCTGCGCACCACCTTCGAGGTGGTCGACGACCGCCCGGTGCAGCGCGTCCTGCCGACCGCGGACGTCCCGCTGCGCCCGGTGGACCTGCGCGCCGTCCCGGCCGGGGAGCGCGAGGAGCGGCTGGCCGCGGAGGCGGCCGCGGAGGCGGCCGTCCCGTTCGCGCTGGAGCGGCCGCCGCTGCTGCGCACCGCGCTGATCCGGCTGACCGACGAGGACCACGTCTTCCTGCTGACGATGCACCACATCATCGCCGACGGCTGGTCGGTGGGCGTGCTGTTCCGCGAGGTCACCGAGCTGTACTCGGCGTTCGCCGCGGGCGACTCCAGCCCGCTGCCCGAACTGTCCGTCCAGTACGCCGACTTCGCGCTCTGGCAGCACGAGCACCTGGCCTCCGGGGCGGCCGACGCCGACCTGGAGTACTGGCGGGCCCGGCTCGGCGGGCGGCTGCCGGTGCTGGAGCTGCCGACCGACCGGCCGCGCCCGGCCGACCCGGTGTTCGACGGCGGCCGGGAGAGCGCGGTCCTCCCCGCCGAACTGGCCGAGGGCGTGCGCGCGCTCAGTCGGCGCAGCGGGGCGACCCCGTTCATGACGCTGATCGGCGCCTGGGCGGCGCTGCTCCAGCGGATGAGCGGCCAGGACGACCTGGTGGTCGGCGTGCCGATCGCCGGCCGCGACCGGCTGGAGACCGAGGAACTGATCGGCTTCTTCGTCAACACCCTGGCGCTGCGCTTCGACCTGTCCCGCACCGACACGGGCCGCGCGCCGACCTTCCGCGAACTGCTGCGCCGGGTCCGCAGGACCGCGATGGGCGGCTACGCGCACCAGACGCTGCCGTTCGAGCGGCTGGTGGAGGACCTGCGGCCGGAGCGCACGCTGACCCACGCCCCGCTGTTCCAGGTGATGTTCGTGCTGCAGAACGCGCCGCTGGAGCCGCTGAAGCTGCCCGGCCTGACCGTCGCCCCGCTGGAGGTGCACAACGGCACCGCCAAGTTCGACCTGCTGCTGGCCGTCGCCGAACGCCCGGAGGGCCTGACCGCGACCCTGGAGTACGACGCCGCGCTGTACGACGCCGCCTCCGCGGCCCGCGTCCTGGACCAGTACCTGACCCTGCTGTCGGCCGCCGTCGCCGACCCGGACCGGCCGCTGGACGAACTGCCGGTGGTCTCCGAACGGGAGGCCGCCCGGCTGCTGGCGGTCGGCGCCAAGCGGGCCGACTTCCCGTCCGCGGACGTCCTGCACGGCCGCTTCGCCCGCCGGGCGGCCGACCGCCCGGACGCCCCGGCGGCCACCCTGGACGGCCGGAGCCTGAGCTACCGCGAGCTGGACCGGCGCGCCGACGCGATCGCCGAGCGGCTGATCGCCGCGGGCACCACCCCCGGCACCCTGGTCGGCCTGTTCCTGGAGCGCTCCCTCGACACCGTCGCCGCCGTGCTCGGCGTGCTGAAGGCCGGCGCCGCGTACGTGCCGCTGGACGCCGCCCACCCCGCGTCCCGGCTCGACCTGATCCTCTCCGACGCCCGCCCGCCGGTGCTGCTCACCCAGCGCCGGATGCGCGACCGGCTCCCGGCCCACCCGGGCACCGTGCTGGAGGTCGAGGAGATCCCGCCGGCCCCCGCCGCCCCGGTCGTCCCGGCCCGCCCGGCGACCGCCGAGGACCCGGCGTACGTCATCTACACCTCCGGCTCCACCGGCCGCCCCAAGGGCGTGCGGGTCAGCCACCGCAACGTGGTGCGGCTGTTCGACTCCACCGAGGAGATGTACGGCTTCACCGAGCGGGACGTGTGGACGCTGTTCCACTCCTACGCCTTCGACTTCTCGGTCTGGGAGCTGTGGGGCGCGCTGCTGCACGGCGGCCGGGTGGTCGTGGTGCCCGCCGACGTGGCCCGGGCTCCGGAGGCGTTCCACGCGCTGGTCGCCGCCGAGCGGGTCACCGTGCTCAACCAGACCCCGTCCGCCTTCGTGCACTTCGCCGCGGCCGACGCCGCCGCCGACCGCGAACTGGCCCTGCGGCTGGTGGTGTTCGGCGGCGAGGCGCTGGAGCCCGGGACGCTGCGCGGCTGGTTCGAGCGGCACGGCGACACCAGCCCCCGGCTGGTCAACATGTACGGCATCACCGAGACCACGGTGCACGTCACGGCCCGCCCGATGCGCCGGGAGGACTGCGAGCTGGCCCGCCGCAGCCCGATCGGCCGCCCGCTGCCGGACCTCGAACTGCTGGTGCTGGACGAGAAGTTGCGCCCGGCGCCGGTCGGCGTCCGCGGCGAGCTGTTCGTCGGCGGCGCGGGCCTGGCCGACGGCTACCTGAACGCCCCCGAGCTGACCGCCGCCCGCTTCGTCCCGCACCCCTTCGACCCCGCGCCCGGCGCCCGGCTCTACCGCACCGGCGACCTGGCCCGGATCACCGCCGAGGGCGGCATCGAGTACCTGGGCCGGATCGACCA
This is a stretch of genomic DNA from Kitasatospora fiedleri. It encodes these proteins:
- a CDS encoding non-ribosomal peptide synthetase encodes the protein MSDSPTLPAAAAPGTAAAPDRRELLRQLLAERARGSAATSAVTAAADAAADADAAAPQRQAVSDGQRALWFVHQLTPGSDAYHLSLAGRIRPVSGAPALDTAALATAVQQLVDQHAALRTTFGTADERADERGDEDGGEGAGPSAAGVYQRVHPAMAADFAVVPAPGRTEEELHALVAAEAAAPFDLERGPLLRTRVFRHPDGGSVLLLTAHHIVTDLWSFGILLDDLDRLYRAARAGRPAELPPLRHQFADFVAWQRELLAGERGRAHEAYWTGHLVGGAPELDLPGDRHRPAVPSHRGGSHRFRLDAELTGRLAALARERGTTLYALSLALYQTLLHRYTGNEELWIGSVTAGRGRSAFEDLVGYFVNPVVVRAETAPDTPFPALLERARAESLAAMEHQDYPFPRLVAKLAPRRDASVPPLFTAAIAYESASWTARRGISMFASGVEDARLELGGLSLEPYPVGRESTEYDLTLFLEEVDGVLHGSLRYAADLFDPETAAQLAGHYRALARAVAEDPDRTLGELPMLGAEEHRRLLAEWNATALAHPDTPSVPALVDAQAARTPDAPAVADAAGSLTYRRLVGRSRELAAVLRGRGLGRGARIGLSFEGSTEMVVALLAILRIGAAYVPLDPDYPPERLRHMLGDAEVAAVLTQRRLVDRLPLDGVPALCVDEPWPAVTDTAAVTDTDTDTAIGPRDLACVIYTSGSTGLPKGVLVEHRGLVNLAHAQRAAFGLGPDDRVLQFASLSFDAATWECLMALGCGALLHTAPRAAMRPGGPLVALLRRERITAITLPPSALSLMDPADVPELRLLVSAGEACPADLPARWVAAGRRFVNAYGPTETTVCATLQECDGTGTPSIGRPIGNATAYVLDAGGRPVPPGVVGQLYVGGAGVTRGYLNRPELTAEKFLPDPFAPHDPEARLYATGDRVRRRRDGRLDYLGRIDHQVKIRGFRIEPGEIETALLRHPAVREALALGRPDSRGELQLVAYAVAVGGAGADGAGADGAGVDGAGVDAAELRAHLRAALPAHMVPTHLMVLDAFPTTPNGKVDRRRLPAPQQAPRAAGPAPRTPLEEVVASIWAQVLDLPRVSVTEDFFELGGHSLLAARLVARLREAAGVELPLRAVFEAPTVEAQAALVERLGAGGAPGGPPSGPVPVGRPAGGLPLSYAQQRLWFLNQVAPGDDAYHMAGRLELAGPLDPAALGRALDALVERHEVLRTAISMETGEPRQSVRPATGGLLAAVDLRGTDGARVEQVAAEHAARPFDLAAGPIRATLLRRADDRWTLLLAVHHIACDGWSMGVLLRELGALAVGSEVPELPLQYADFADWQQRTQAGPAGEARLAARAERLAGAPVLLELPADAPRTAGTERRGAKLRATVPAELGTAVEKLGHSTGATPFMALLTAFAVLLSRWSGQDDLLIGTPSAGRSRRELEDLIGLFVTTQVLRADLRGGPSFRELLLRVREDVLDAFSHEDVPFERLVDRLCPQRDLARTPLFQVMFNMLSMPEPELRLPGVRGELVAAEEGGSKFDLTLYARPAADGSVALELAYDRDLFTAERMRALLDGFTSVLAAAVAAPDLPVAALPAGPRSGLPDPDRPLPQPPGSTVPLVGRFLAQAARTPDAVAVSSPDGDLRYAELASYVTRLAGRIGAAGLGRGDVLAVHGARTAALPGTLLAVHAAGAAFALLDPAHPAARLAACLRTAAPAAWIAVDGAPEPAPGLYDGLPRLSPGPAAATGPLPPPAPGDLGYLAFTSGSTGAPKAVRGAHLPLSRFTDWYAAAFGVGPGDRVGLTSGLGHDPLLRDCLVPLALGATVCVPPPGALADPGPFAGWLAEQRVTVLHLTPPTARFLASAPDVELPALRRVFFSGDVLTGHEAALLRRLAPHAEQTAFYGATETPQAAAWHPVPADCPPGAPVPLGRGAAGHELLVLVGDRPAGVGELGEVCVRGHRLADGYAGDPRATAAVFRPGAHGTVLYRTGDLGRHRPDGAVEFAGRADRQLKIRGHRVEPAEVERALRACPGVVDAAVVAATDRTGERVLVGYPVGGGDAAALRAALGELLPAALVPSLLVPVPELPRTPNGKLDTARLPAPDQGPAPGGRAAAEGAEAAVAEVWAELLGLASVPADVNFFELGGHSLLAVRLQDRLRTRLGARLELVDIFRRPTVAGLAALLDQAAGRPRPRPRPPPPAGARTPASSCASSADCA
- a CDS encoding type I polyketide synthase, whose amino-acid sequence is MTDPIDDAGTDDLIAVVGLACRVPGARDPEELWANLLAGVESVDFHPRTEQDPPHYVPASPSAEGAAEFDAEFFGMSPREAELTDPQQRRFLECSWEALESAGHDPAAFDGRIGVWGGSSVGSYLLLNLMPHHTGASLLGDYPAMLLHGNEKDHLTTRVAYKLGLTGPAVTVQSACSSSLVAVAQACQSLLDYGCDLALAGGTSLKLPLDAGYLYEPGSIFSPDGHCRAFDADAAGTLFGTGTAVVALRRLRDALADGDPVRAVIRGAAVNNDGSGKAGYTAPGVDGQAAVIAEAYELAGVSPLSIGYVEAHGTGTPIGDPIEVAALTEVYAAEGAGPGSCLLGSVKTNLGHLNAAAGAVGLIKAVLAVERGTVPPSLHFRRFNPAIDADTVPFRVPVEVEPWPKDGPRRAAVSSFGIGGTNAHLVVEQAPARPAAGAPRAYQVLPLSARTPQALERAVRRLTGTLADGPADLPGLAHTLRTGRRAFAHRTALVAGPDGAVRALPDPSDPAGPAGRARVALLLPGQGAQYSGMAAEVHRTEPVFRAHFDECAELLRGHLGRDLRELIDTEPPAPGVPDPLTGTALAQPALFAVEYALARYWESLGVRPAALVGHSVGEWTAACLAGVFDLPDALALVAVRGRLMQALPPGGMLAVELTEPAAAEFLADHPELSLAAVNAPGRCVLAGPPDAVAAAVRALALAGVPARRLHTSHAFHSAVLDPVLAPFAEQVAARRRNRPTLPFTSSLTGTWITPEQAVSPRYWADQARGCVRFADAVRTAAAAADVLLETGPGRTLGRLATECAPAAGPRPAVLASLRHPRQGAGDAESLARAAGALWAHGADLDWRAYDADRGHRRGPAPTYPFEPARHWVDPPATVPAPAAVPAPAVPTPVAAPAPEAAPAPAAAPAPEAERPAGVQDRVIALWGELLGVSGLGPDDDFFEHNGDSVLATRLVSRARHLFGVELPLDDLLDEPTVGGMTRLVEDALARAA